In Dama dama isolate Ldn47 chromosome 20, ASM3311817v1, whole genome shotgun sequence, a single window of DNA contains:
- the LOC133040442 gene encoding small proline-rich protein 2E: MSYQQQQCKQPCQPPPVVCTPKCPEPCPPPKCPEPCPPPKCPEPCPPPQCQQKCPPVPPPQQCQQKCPPKSK, from the coding sequence ATGTCTtatcagcagcagcagtgcaagcagccctgccagccacctccagTAGTGTGCACTCCCAAGTGCCCTGAGCCTTGCCCACCTCCAAAGTGTCCTGAGCCTTGCCCACCTCCAAAGTGCCCTGAGCCATGCCCACCTCCTCAGTGCCAGCAGAAATGCCCTCCTGTGCCACCTCCCCAACAATGCCAGCAGAAGTGCCCACCCAAAAGCAAGTAG